The region ACGTGCTCCTCCCTCCTCACACGGCTCAAAAAAGAAACTGAAACTCTTTGGTTGAAAGAAGTTGACAGTATTGCGCTTCAGTCTTCTCTTGAACATCTGGCGGATGGCTTCGAGCGTTTCTTCAAGAAACAAACCAAGTACCCGCGATTCAAAAGTAAAAAGAACCTTGTCCAATCTTATACCACTAAACAAACGAATGGAAACATCGCTATTTCAGGAAACCAATTGAAACTCCCTAAGATAGGATGGATTCGTTTTGCGAAAAGCAGAGAAGTTGCTGGCAGAATAGTGAGGGCTGCTATTCGGAAAAATCCTTCTGGAAAGTGTTTTGTCTCGCTTTTGTGCGAAGTGGACATTCATCCCTTTCACAAGACGGGTTCTGCCGTAGGCATTGATCTGGGAATAACAGATTTTGCCATTTTGTCCACCGGAAAAAAGAGAGACAACCAACGGTTTACTGCTCAGATGGATAAGAAATTGAAGCGGGAACAACGGAAACTCTCCCGAAAATACGAACAAGCGAAAAAAGACGGGAAAGAGTTGTGGGAAGCCAAAAACTATCAGAAACAGAAACAAAAAACAGCAAAACTCCATGAGAAAGTTGCCAATCAACGAGAAGACTTCTTAAACAAGCTCAGTACAGAGATCATCAAAAACCACGATATCATCTGTATCGAAGACCTGAATGTGCAAGGCATGAAAAGGAACCATAAACTCGCCAAAAGTATTTCCGATGTGTCGTGGTCGGCTTTTGTACAAAAATTGACCTACAAAGCAGATTGGTATGGAAAGAAAGTCATTAAAGTCAGTCGGTGGTTCCCTTCCAGTCAGATCTGTTCTGCATGTGGCCATCGGGACGGAAAGAAACCCTTGAACATACGAGCATGGGTCTGCCCGGAATGCGGGATACTTCATGACCGAGATATCAATGCGAGTATTACCATTCTGCAAGAGGGATTGAGGTCCTTACAACTTGTATAAAAAACAAAACCGCAGGTACTGCGGGGATAGCTTGGTCCATAAAAGCAACCTCTGACAGTAAAGACATCCGCTGTTAAGTCTACTTTGTTCCCAAGAATCTCCCACTTCTAAGCGACCGCGTAAGTGGGAGTAGTTCAAAGGTTAGTGTTTCCTCTACATCGTATATGAGTAAGCATAGAACTCAATGACAATTTAGAATGAAAGTAATTAATAAAATAAGCATTCCTACTCAAGGAGTAGGAACGCTTATTTTATTGGAAATGTTTAGTTACATTCTTTCTTCATTTTGATCTGCTACAAATTTTGAGCCTAATAGGCCTGCAACAGAAGTTAAAACCATACCTAAAATTAAAGCTGCAAATTCCCAGATAGAAGATTTCTCAGTTGCGTCAGCCGCTTCGTCAGCTTCTTGTTGAGTTAAATCGGTGTTTTTATTCACTGCAATTGCTTCTTTGTCGTCTGCAGCTTTTGTAATAGTGTCAACATATTGTTGCAATGAGTCAGTTGTTTCCTTAATAATTTGGTCTGTTTGATCAGTATCGAGTAAGATTTCTTTTCCAGCCTTTGTAATATCAGATGCTGCTGCATTTAATTGGTCGTTAAGGTAGTTAGGTTGTAACTCTTTCACATCTGTCTCTTTTAAAATCTAGTTCGTTTGATCTGTGAGATCATTTGTATCAACACTTCCAACTTCCCCGATAATTTTGTCGAATCCCCTAGAAACAAGATCTCCGATTTCTGAAGCACCGGTTTCTACTCTTTTACCAGCGATAGAAAGAACAGAACCTAGAGTCGAACCGACAGCGGAAAAAATGCTTGTTGTGAGCATAGAAAGCATGATTACTAAAGCCCAGACGCTTATTGCCCACGTTAAGAAACCATAAACTAACCCTATCTGACGAGAAGTCATTCCAGCCACAAACCCTGCTGCTAGTAGAGAAAGGATAAAAGCGATAGCTGTCCAAATGAATAAACCTGTTTTGACACCCTCAATGGATTTCTCGAAGTTGCTTCTACTTGTCCGAACCCGATTGCAAATCCAACTAGAGAAAAAGTAATTAAAAGAGATAAGAAAGTGACGAGACCTGCAATAATAGCACCTCATGAACTATTGAAACCAGCCTCTGCTTGACCCGTACCCCGGCCTGCCAAATTCCACTTCAAACCTTTTTTTCTTATTTTTTCAATTATACCACTCCTTTTATTGTTACTCTTAATTTTAAAGAGTTCATTGTATTTAAATAAACAATAACCCTTCAAATGAAAAAGGATTTTGTATTGTTTAAACGGTAGTCTAAGGCTTATAAGCGAGGTATACCAAAAACCACTTATGTTAACGTATTGTTTGTGATGTCTGTGCTAAATGCGTATAATTACATTAAGTACGGAGGATGTATATTTAATGTGCATTTATTAATCTACGCGAAGGAGGAGACAGAATGAGTTATGTTGAAGGAAGTTATGCTACGCCAAACGAAGCGATTGCCGCAGTCAAACGCTTAGAAAAAGAAGGATACAAGAAAAAGGATCTTCGGTTAATTTCAAATACAGCAGCTCGTCATGCGTTCATGGAACAATCAAACCTGGAGATAACCTCTGAAAATGATTATAAAAAAGAATCTGGTTCAACTGCTGAGGCAGAACAGTATTCAATTTGGGATACAATAATCGATGCGTTTTCTGCCGATGAAGACGGCTCAGCGGAATCAACTGTCTCAAAAGAAAATCCTTTATCTCATTACCAAAATGATATTGCCAATGGGAATATCATTATCTTAGTTGAAGAGAATGCTGAAACGAAGACTGATTCTATACCTAATGACGTAACAGAAAATGAACAAACAATAAAATTGCAAGAAGAGCAGCTTGATGTGGATACGAATAAAGTTCAAACAGGCGAAGTGAATGTTTCCAAGAGAGTAATTGAGGAGACTAAAATGATTGAAGTTCCTGTGGAGCATGAAGAAATTGTGATCAAAAGACACAAAGTTAACGATGGAACATCCGTTGACGAAAATAACGAAGATGAAGAAATTGTCATTCCTATTTCCGAAGAACAAATTCATGTGACTAAAACACCTGTTGTGATTGAAGAAGTAACCATCGGCAAAGAGACCGTTGAAGAAACAAAACAGATCAGCGAGACGGTTAGAAAAGAAGACATAGAGGTAGAAACAGACGGAGATGTAGGCCTACACGACGATAGAAAACTGTAAAGCATTAGTGACTCTTACTTTAAAAATAATAAAGAAAAAAGCCAAAGTGATGAAGTCTCTCTGGCTTTTTTGGTATGTTCAGACTTCTTATCAAAGAGTCAAAAAAGCAAACGAGTTTATATTTCAACTCGTTTGCTTTTTTTGTTTATTCTTCTAATTTTCCAGCTGTATATCCGCCATCGACAGGAATCGTTACACCGCTGATTTGTTTAGCTAAATCTGAACATAAGAACATAACAACGTTCCCTTGATCTTCAGCTGTGGCCATCTTGCCTGTAGGAATAGACTTTAACGTTCCTTCATATTGTTCCGGGTGGTCTTTTGCCCATCCTTCAATTGCTGGCGTAAACGTTGCACCCGGGGCAATAGAATTGATTCGAATTCCTTGTTTTCCATATTCTAAAGCAACTGATTTTGTTAAACCGACAATCGCATGTTTCGAAGCCGTGTATGGAGCCATGTTTGGCGAACCTTCAATACCTGCTGCTGATGCAGAGTTAACAATCGAACCGCCGCCTGTTTTAAGCATCGCATTCACTTCATGTTTGATACTA is a window of Carnobacterium mobile DSM 4848 DNA encoding:
- a CDS encoding SDR family NAD(P)-dependent oxidoreductase, with amino-acid sequence MTKLLEGKAGLVTAAGSGIGRASAISLAEAGAKVMVSDVSEESGQETVQMIKDNGGEAQFFKCDVSDEEQVEALVDETVAVFGKLDFAHNNAGINAGQVKIGEMDAKDWDKTLKVTLYGTFYSIKHEVNAMLKTGGGSIVNSASAAGIEGSPNMAPYTASKHAIVGLTKSVALEYGKQGIRINSIAPGATFTPAIEGWAKDHPEQYEGTLKSIPTGKMATAEDQGNVVMFLCSDLAKQISGVTIPVDGGYTAGKLEE
- the tnpB gene encoding IS200/IS605 family element RNA-guided endonuclease TnpB yields the protein MFKYKTYRYRIYPNKKQQQSINQTIGCARFVFNHFLHQWTETYQETGKGLSYSTCSSLLTRLKKETETLWLKEVDSIALQSSLEHLADGFERFFKKQTKYPRFKSKKNLVQSYTTKQTNGNIAISGNQLKLPKIGWIRFAKSREVAGRIVRAAIRKNPSGKCFVSLLCEVDIHPFHKTGSAVGIDLGITDFAILSTGKKRDNQRFTAQMDKKLKREQRKLSRKYEQAKKDGKELWEAKNYQKQKQKTAKLHEKVANQREDFLNKLSTEIIKNHDIICIEDLNVQGMKRNHKLAKSISDVSWSAFVQKLTYKADWYGKKVIKVSRWFPSSQICSACGHRDGKKPLNIRAWVCPECGILHDRDINASITILQEGLRSLQLV
- a CDS encoding YsnF/AvaK domain-containing protein, with protein sequence MSYVEGSYATPNEAIAAVKRLEKEGYKKKDLRLISNTAARHAFMEQSNLEITSENDYKKESGSTAEAEQYSIWDTIIDAFSADEDGSAESTVSKENPLSHYQNDIANGNIIILVEENAETKTDSIPNDVTENEQTIKLQEEQLDVDTNKVQTGEVNVSKRVIEETKMIEVPVEHEEIVIKRHKVNDGTSVDENNEDEEIVIPISEEQIHVTKTPVVIEEVTIGKETVEETKQISETVRKEDIEVETDGDVGLHDDRKL